A DNA window from Geoalkalibacter sp. contains the following coding sequences:
- a CDS encoding efflux RND transporter periplasmic adaptor subunit, with product MKNRFRSIVAVMCLTLSGVSLSACSGEPQTKEPDSAAVPVIVGKVQQVQELETISVSGTVSTPNASANLGFLVSGKVVFVGPREGEFVEKGQVLARIDPTDYTLSVNAAEAQAANARAAMEKAMSSARPELLEQARIALERAEDEHRRMKMLYDSKSLAPNDYLKYKAAFERARQEYEQAKFGGQREDKALAKATYDQAVAQLAIARKALSDATLLAPTSGYIAQRSIEPGDTAAAGRPVFEIVQMEPVEVNVGIPETDVHRVRIGQKAAITVPALPEKFFEGTVCLINVSADPNTRTYMARIAVENPERLLRVGMVAEAAIRGDRTIALATLPGEAVVRDPQGATQVFVYYPDQQRVYAKRVEIGAAAGRDIEIRSGLEGSELIVLAGQTRLRNGLLVSATEQTLTK from the coding sequence ATGAAAAACAGGTTTCGATCAATTGTCGCGGTGATGTGCCTGACGCTCTCGGGAGTCTCCCTGAGCGCCTGCTCAGGAGAACCGCAAACCAAGGAGCCGGACAGCGCCGCCGTCCCAGTGATCGTCGGGAAGGTCCAACAGGTGCAGGAGCTGGAAACGATCTCCGTGAGCGGGACGGTTTCGACACCCAACGCGTCCGCAAACCTGGGCTTTCTGGTTTCGGGCAAGGTGGTGTTCGTGGGACCGCGGGAGGGAGAATTCGTGGAAAAGGGGCAGGTTCTGGCCCGGATCGACCCCACCGACTACACCCTGTCCGTAAACGCCGCCGAAGCACAGGCGGCCAACGCGCGCGCGGCCATGGAAAAGGCGATGAGTTCGGCGCGTCCGGAGCTGCTGGAGCAGGCCCGCATCGCCCTGGAGCGGGCCGAGGACGAGCACCGGCGCATGAAGATGCTCTACGACTCGAAGAGCCTGGCACCCAACGACTATCTGAAATACAAGGCCGCTTTCGAGCGCGCCCGGCAGGAGTATGAACAGGCGAAGTTCGGCGGCCAGAGGGAAGACAAGGCTCTGGCGAAGGCGACCTACGACCAGGCCGTCGCCCAGTTGGCGATCGCCAGGAAGGCTCTGTCCGATGCGACCCTGCTGGCCCCGACCAGCGGCTACATCGCCCAAAGGTCCATCGAGCCGGGCGATACCGCCGCAGCGGGGCGACCCGTCTTTGAGATCGTTCAGATGGAACCTGTGGAAGTGAATGTCGGCATCCCGGAGACAGACGTTCACCGCGTCAGGATCGGGCAGAAGGCGGCGATTACGGTTCCCGCGCTCCCCGAAAAGTTCTTCGAGGGCACGGTGTGCCTCATCAACGTCTCGGCCGACCCCAACACCCGAACCTACATGGCCAGGATCGCGGTGGAGAATCCGGAGCGCCTGCTGCGCGTCGGGATGGTGGCGGAAGCCGCCATCCGCGGCGACCGGACGATCGCCTTGGCGACGCTCCCGGGGGAGGCGGTGGTGCGTGATCCCCAGGGAGCGACGCAGGTCTTCGTCTACTACCCCGATCAGCAGCGCGTCTACGCCAAGCGGGTGGAAATCGGCGCCGCCGCCGGAAGAGACATCGAGATCAGGAGTGGGCTTGAAGGTAGCGAGCTGATCGTTCTGGCCGGACAGACCAGGCTCAGAAACGGCCTGCTCGTCTCGGCCACGGAACAGACGCTCACGAAATAA
- a CDS encoding efflux RND transporter permease subunit gives MKPIKFSLRYPVVTLILTAMVVLVGIHAFLNMQRTEDPTITIRTGLVFALYPGATSEQVEKQVTKTLEKHIFKFPEVRKEKTYSTSRPGLVVINVELEDNVRNSDQFWAKLRHEMNVVRSTELPDGVRGPVVNSDFGDTVAMLIAVHGKRYGYRELRDFADKIQDEMRTVREVGKLATYGTQSEEVWVTGSLERMAQYFADPRQVASALAQRNVIQATGHFEADRSKIPMRTTGIFNTENEIRNVLVDVSRDGQPVYVKDFAEVERRYQDPTFLVRYDGEPCLLLSVEMQKGKNIVELGEQLDHVFQRLEVLLPPDVQLDLVANQPGVVEERIANLSHEFLLAIISVVIVTIVLLPLRVALIAALAIPITLCGTLGIMNAFGIALHQVSIAALIVVLGIVVDDAIVIADNYVELLDHKVPISEAAWRSASDVFVPVLTATITIIASFLPLLILTGSVGEFIMALPLTVAIALATSFIVAVFLTPILCRFFIKKGLHDHDAVKEDGKKKKSLLDRLQDLYARVINTFMKKKWLAFTLGGAAIAVGVVLFALVPQQFFPSAERNQFVIDVWMPQGTRIEATDAVMVRIEKELGSRKGVEHYATFVGQSAPRFYYNVNPQQPDGAYGQFIVNTASVKDTTRLVKELRPALATLAPEAMVIVKELQQGAQMEAPIEVRIAGDDIGELKRLGEKVRDILESVPSSQFVHQDYFNDSYRMDVKVDDELANRLGITEASVSQTLSGAFDGATVSTFWEGDRAVTIKLRLDAASRATFENIGNTYVNSELTRARVPLRAVASLSPEWQTSRIVRRNGVRTLTVRAFAIPGHYASQLLEQAKPQIEALALPPGYRIYYGGEKDNQDETFPQMLVALAISLLAIFLVLLVQFRKAPDPLVVMASIPLTLFGAMLGLVITRNPFGFTAFMGLIALCGIVVRNGIILVDYCNEKVAEGEPLEQAAQEAGARRLRPIFLTTMAAAFGVTPMILSGSSLWSPLASVIAFGLVFSMFFTLLVIPVLFVVVHSRSLKRGTAAVAVAVCALLAGGQEAGAEQAMSPLTLPQAVEMALQQNATVKIARGRVSETEGKIVSVRSQYFPQLTNNTRYLAFSEKQEVTVAAGTLGQVSGTPFPDRDVKLEQGDSTILFIETTLAQPTTQLLKIREANKMARADRRIAAAELNYSENELTLSVHHLYYALLVAGKEKEAAEADFTAAQEILREAEDGVRAGNLLEVAVIGARADLLQRRQALLVAEKRIADLTADLNDLLGLPGNDLLIVTEAGLPELTEPARDQAYEQARAQNGELIAARETLEKSRHAVRAAKYEYIPDLTLFAKHGYQDGAPLLTENIGIFGVEMSWHIFDWGKRKGEIGQRVAQQSQAQERLTATERRIEIDIDKAFRDLGRARQMVDVAREALALFQENTRISDDGIRAGTVTAAQHAETVAALKKAEAGELQASLQYRLALAELDRIMGVLATTR, from the coding sequence ATGAAACCGATCAAGTTTTCCCTTCGCTATCCCGTCGTTACGCTCATTCTGACGGCCATGGTCGTCCTGGTCGGTATCCATGCCTTCCTGAACATGCAGCGGACGGAAGATCCGACGATCACCATCCGAACCGGGCTGGTGTTCGCGCTCTACCCGGGAGCGACCTCGGAGCAGGTGGAAAAGCAGGTCACGAAGACCCTGGAAAAACACATCTTCAAGTTCCCCGAGGTACGCAAGGAAAAGACCTATTCCACGAGCCGCCCAGGACTCGTCGTCATCAACGTCGAACTGGAGGACAACGTCAGAAATTCCGACCAGTTCTGGGCCAAGCTGCGCCACGAGATGAACGTGGTCAGGAGCACCGAGCTCCCCGACGGGGTGCGGGGGCCGGTGGTCAATTCCGATTTCGGCGACACCGTCGCCATGCTGATCGCCGTCCACGGCAAGCGCTACGGCTACCGCGAACTGCGGGACTTCGCGGACAAGATCCAGGACGAGATGCGCACCGTGCGCGAGGTGGGAAAGCTCGCGACCTACGGGACGCAGTCGGAGGAAGTCTGGGTCACCGGCAGCCTGGAGCGGATGGCGCAGTATTTCGCCGACCCTCGCCAGGTGGCCAGCGCCCTTGCGCAACGCAATGTCATCCAGGCCACCGGACATTTCGAGGCCGACCGGTCGAAGATCCCGATGCGGACGACCGGAATCTTCAATACCGAGAATGAGATACGGAACGTGCTGGTCGACGTCTCCAGGGATGGCCAACCGGTCTATGTCAAGGATTTCGCCGAGGTGGAGCGCCGATACCAGGACCCGACGTTCCTGGTGCGCTACGACGGCGAGCCGTGCCTGCTCCTCTCGGTGGAGATGCAGAAGGGGAAGAACATCGTCGAACTCGGCGAACAACTCGATCACGTTTTCCAGCGTCTTGAGGTCCTGCTTCCCCCCGACGTTCAACTTGATCTGGTAGCCAACCAGCCGGGGGTGGTCGAGGAGCGGATTGCGAATCTGAGCCACGAGTTCCTGCTGGCCATCATTTCCGTGGTGATTGTCACCATCGTGCTCCTTCCCCTGCGGGTGGCTCTCATCGCCGCCCTGGCCATACCGATCACCCTCTGCGGCACCCTCGGGATCATGAACGCCTTCGGCATCGCTCTGCATCAGGTGTCCATCGCCGCGCTCATCGTGGTCCTCGGCATCGTGGTGGACGACGCCATCGTCATCGCCGACAACTACGTCGAGCTTCTGGACCACAAGGTTCCCATAAGCGAAGCGGCCTGGCGGTCGGCGAGCGACGTCTTCGTCCCGGTTCTCACCGCGACCATCACCATCATCGCATCCTTTTTGCCGCTGCTGATCCTGACGGGCTCCGTCGGCGAGTTTATCATGGCGCTCCCCCTCACGGTGGCGATCGCGCTGGCGACTTCCTTCATCGTGGCGGTCTTCCTGACCCCCATCCTCTGCCGGTTCTTCATCAAGAAAGGGCTGCACGATCACGACGCCGTGAAGGAGGACGGCAAGAAGAAAAAGAGTCTGCTCGATCGGCTGCAGGACCTCTACGCTAGGGTGATCAATACTTTCATGAAGAAAAAGTGGTTGGCCTTCACCCTCGGGGGGGCAGCGATCGCCGTGGGGGTCGTGCTCTTCGCCTTGGTGCCGCAGCAGTTCTTCCCTTCAGCGGAACGTAACCAATTCGTGATCGACGTATGGATGCCCCAGGGGACGCGCATCGAGGCGACCGACGCCGTCATGGTGCGAATCGAAAAAGAACTGGGCTCCCGCAAAGGAGTCGAGCACTACGCGACCTTTGTCGGCCAGAGCGCCCCCAGATTCTATTACAACGTCAACCCGCAGCAGCCCGATGGCGCCTACGGCCAGTTCATCGTCAATACCGCTTCGGTGAAGGATACGACCCGGCTGGTGAAGGAGCTGCGCCCGGCACTGGCGACCCTGGCTCCTGAGGCCATGGTCATCGTGAAGGAACTCCAGCAGGGGGCCCAGATGGAGGCGCCGATCGAAGTGCGCATCGCCGGCGACGACATCGGGGAGCTGAAACGGCTGGGGGAAAAGGTGCGGGACATCCTGGAGAGCGTACCGTCATCCCAGTTCGTGCACCAGGACTACTTCAACGATTCGTACCGGATGGACGTCAAGGTTGACGACGAACTGGCCAACCGTCTCGGCATCACCGAGGCGTCGGTATCCCAGACCCTCTCCGGGGCCTTCGACGGCGCAACGGTCAGCACCTTCTGGGAAGGCGACCGCGCCGTCACCATCAAACTGCGGCTCGACGCGGCCTCGCGCGCCACCTTCGAGAACATCGGCAACACCTATGTCAACTCGGAGCTCACCCGCGCCCGGGTGCCGCTGCGCGCCGTCGCTTCCTTGTCTCCCGAGTGGCAGACGAGCCGGATCGTCCGCCGCAACGGCGTGCGCACCCTGACGGTGCGGGCCTTCGCGATACCGGGGCACTACGCCTCGCAGCTTCTGGAGCAGGCGAAACCGCAGATCGAGGCGCTGGCCTTGCCGCCGGGCTATCGCATCTATTACGGCGGCGAAAAAGACAACCAGGACGAGACCTTCCCGCAAATGCTCGTTGCCCTTGCTATCAGCCTGCTGGCGATCTTCCTCGTCCTGCTCGTGCAGTTCCGGAAGGCTCCCGATCCGCTGGTGGTCATGGCCTCCATCCCGCTCACCCTCTTCGGGGCGATGCTGGGGCTCGTCATCACCCGCAACCCCTTCGGCTTTACCGCCTTCATGGGGCTCATCGCCCTGTGCGGCATCGTGGTGCGAAACGGCATCATCCTCGTCGACTACTGCAACGAGAAAGTCGCCGAGGGGGAACCTCTGGAGCAGGCGGCGCAGGAAGCGGGGGCACGGCGGCTGCGGCCGATCTTTCTCACCACCATGGCCGCCGCCTTCGGGGTGACGCCGATGATCCTCTCCGGATCGAGCCTGTGGAGCCCCCTGGCGAGCGTCATCGCCTTCGGCCTCGTTTTCTCCATGTTCTTCACGCTGCTGGTCATTCCCGTCCTCTTCGTGGTCGTCCATTCCCGCTCCCTGAAGCGAGGGACGGCCGCCGTGGCGGTCGCGGTCTGCGCCCTGCTCGCGGGGGGGCAGGAGGCCGGCGCCGAGCAGGCGATGTCTCCCCTGACGCTCCCACAGGCCGTCGAAATGGCTCTTCAGCAGAACGCGACGGTCAAAATTGCCCGGGGAAGGGTGTCGGAAACCGAAGGAAAAATCGTCTCCGTTCGCTCGCAATATTTCCCGCAGCTGACCAACAACACCAGGTATCTGGCTTTCTCCGAGAAGCAGGAGGTCACCGTTGCGGCCGGCACCCTGGGACAGGTTTCCGGAACCCCTTTCCCGGACCGGGACGTGAAGCTGGAGCAGGGCGATTCCACAATTCTCTTCATCGAAACCACTCTGGCGCAGCCGACGACGCAGCTTCTGAAGATCCGTGAAGCCAACAAAATGGCCCGGGCGGATCGCCGCATCGCGGCAGCGGAGTTGAACTATTCGGAAAACGAACTCACTCTATCGGTTCACCATCTCTATTACGCGCTGCTGGTGGCCGGCAAGGAAAAGGAGGCCGCCGAGGCTGACTTCACTGCGGCCCAGGAAATCCTGCGCGAGGCCGAGGATGGGGTACGGGCCGGAAACCTCCTCGAGGTGGCGGTCATCGGCGCGAGGGCCGACCTGCTCCAGCGCCGGCAGGCCCTGCTCGTCGCGGAGAAACGGATTGCCGATCTCACCGCCGACCTCAACGACCTTCTGGGCCTGCCGGGCAACGACCTTCTCATCGTGACCGAGGCCGGCTTGCCGGAGCTGACGGAACCGGCAAGGGACCAGGCTTACGAGCAGGCCCGCGCCCAAAACGGCGAGCTCATCGCCGCCCGCGAAACGCTGGAGAAGTCTCGGCATGCGGTACGGGCCGCCAAGTACGAATACATCCCCGACCTGACGCTCTTCGCCAAGCATGGCTACCAGGACGGCGCGCCCCTTCTGACGGAGAACATCGGCATCTTCGGGGTGGAGATGAGCTGGCACATTTTCGATTGGGGGAAGCGCAAGGGCGAAATCGGCCAGCGGGTCGCTCAGCAGTCGCAGGCGCAGGAGAGGTTGACCGCGACCGAGAGACGCATTGAGATCGACATCGACAAGGCTTTCCGGGATCTGGGACGTGCGCGACAGATGGTCGATGTCGCCCGGGAAGCTCTGGCGTTATTCCAAGAGAATACGCGGATCAGCGACGACGGAATCCGTGCGGGAACGGTGACCGCGGCCCAGCACGCCGAGACAGTGGCGGCATTGAAAAAGGCGGAAGCAGGTGAGTTACAGGCGTCGCTGCAATACCGGCTGGCCCTGGCCGAGCTCGACCGAATCATGGGAGTCCTTGCAACAACACGCTAG
- a CDS encoding FMN-dependent NADH-azoreductase, with translation MAKLLYVTCNVRPQNQSLTLSLGNEFLEEYLRRNPRDEVQVLDVYRDSIQRADQDVLNAWRRIERGEDYALLAEEERRKMSRIWRLADQFSRCEKYVFVTHSLNLWFPAEFKMYIDAICVPDRTYRLTPHGAKGMLPDLGRKALHLHAGPSFVFEQEQDLSVPYLRSILRFLSVADQETVLLAGDDAEQGSKSEYETARQKLLSLARRF, from the coding sequence ATGGCCAAGCTGCTCTACGTCACCTGCAATGTCAGGCCTCAGAATCAATCGCTCACCCTTTCGCTCGGCAATGAATTTCTGGAGGAATACCTTCGCCGAAATCCGCGGGACGAGGTGCAGGTCCTCGACGTCTACCGCGACAGCATCCAGCGCGCCGACCAGGATGTGCTCAACGCCTGGCGACGGATCGAACGGGGCGAGGATTACGCCCTGCTGGCCGAAGAAGAGCGGCGCAAGATGAGTCGCATCTGGCGTCTCGCCGACCAGTTCAGCCGGTGCGAGAAGTACGTCTTCGTCACCCACAGTCTCAATCTCTGGTTTCCGGCCGAGTTCAAGATGTACATCGACGCGATCTGTGTTCCCGACCGTACCTATCGCCTGACGCCGCACGGGGCGAAAGGGATGCTTCCCGACCTCGGCAGAAAAGCCCTGCATTTGCACGCAGGCCCCTCTTTCGTCTTTGAACAGGAGCAGGATCTGAGCGTCCCCTATCTGCGCTCGATCCTCCGATTCCTCAGCGTGGCGGATCAGGAGACGGTGCTCCTTGCGGGTGATGACGCCGAACAAGGGAGCAAAAGCGAGTACGAAACGGCCCGGCAGAAGCTGTTGTCACTGGCTCGCCGATTTTGA